Proteins encoded by one window of Apus apus isolate bApuApu2 chromosome 17, bApuApu2.pri.cur, whole genome shotgun sequence:
- the LOC127391807 gene encoding nucleoside diphosphate kinase — MPSNSERTFIAIKPDGVQRGLVGKIIKRFEQKGFRLVGMKFVQASEDLLKQHYIDLKDRPFFPHLVKYMSSGPVVAMVWEGLNVVKTGRVMLGETNPADSKPGTIRGDFCIQVGRNIIHGSDSVESAQKEINLWFKPAELIDFKSCAHDWIYE, encoded by the exons ATGCCTTCCAACTCCGAGCGCACCTTCATCGCCATCAAGCCCGATGGGGTCCAGCGGGGGCTGGTGGGAAAGATCATCAAGCGGTTCGAGCAGAAGGGCTTCCGGCTGGTGGGCATGAAGTTCGTGCAG GCCTCTGAAGACCTTCTCAAACAACATTACATTGACCTGAAAGACCGacctttctttcctcatttgGTTAAGTACATGAGCTCTGGACCTGTTGTGGCCATG GTATGGGAAGGACTCAATGTGGTTAAAACTGGGAGAGTAATGCTAGGGGAGACAAACCCTGCAGACTCTAAGCCTGGTACTATCCGTGGTGACTTCTGTATTCAAGTAGGAAG GAACATCATCCATGGCAGTGACTCCGTGGAAAGCGCGCAGAAGGAGATCAACCTGTGGTTCAAACCTGCTGAGCTCATTGACTTCAAGTCTTGTGCACATGATTGGATCTATGAGTGA